A window from Erythrobacter sp. YJ-T3-07 encodes these proteins:
- a CDS encoding ABC-type transport auxiliary lipoprotein family protein, with the protein MPATRMPRMASLRLSILATATLALGGCISFGEDPPPALLTLTPSVQIAAGAGPGGEASGVLTVRQPEVPGSLSVTRVPVQVDPSTIAYLKDAVWVDRPSKLFQNLLVTTIRERTGRLVLDDVESRAASESVLRGTLREFGYDAGSGSVVVTYDAIRENGGKLQTRRFTARVPGIAAEAGPVGIALNDAANQVAIDVADWIGR; encoded by the coding sequence GTGCCCGCAACCCGCATGCCTCGCATGGCCAGCCTGCGCCTTTCGATCCTGGCCACCGCCACGCTCGCGCTGGGCGGCTGCATCAGCTTTGGTGAAGATCCGCCGCCCGCGCTGCTCACCTTGACGCCGTCGGTCCAGATCGCCGCGGGCGCCGGGCCGGGCGGGGAGGCGAGCGGCGTGCTGACCGTGCGCCAGCCGGAAGTGCCGGGCAGCCTGTCCGTCACCCGTGTGCCGGTGCAGGTCGATCCCTCGACCATCGCCTATCTGAAGGATGCGGTGTGGGTCGACCGGCCCAGCAAGCTGTTCCAGAACCTGCTCGTCACCACGATTCGCGAGCGGACCGGGCGGCTGGTGCTGGACGATGTCGAGAGCCGCGCCGCGTCGGAAAGCGTGCTGCGCGGTACGCTGCGCGAATTCGGCTATGATGCAGGCAGTGGCTCGGTCGTGGTCACCTACGACGCGATCCGCGAGAATGGCGGAAAACTGCAGACCCGGCGCTTCACTGCGCGCGTGCCCGGCATTGCCGCAGAGGCCGGCCCGGTCGGCATTGCTCTGAACGATGCGGCCAACCAGGTCGCGATCGACGTGGCCGACTGGATCGGCCGCTAG
- a CDS encoding ABC transporter permease translates to MATEADYTLDKGDGGRTVLRLKGPYLLSTIADVDRGLRKLDDHIDVIDLAEVSEIDTVGAWFACTLARNHSASIENASERADRLLTAVGESTNSTDISAPRLPLLTRAPEAMGEKVFEAGHGIVRIVGFFGQILVGVASLIRHPRRFRHRAMVHQFESVGVNALPIIGLMSFLIGIVIAQQGAVQLQAFGAEALTVNLVGRITLRELGVLMTAIMVAGRSGSAFAAQIGTMKLTEEIDAMRTIGISPVEVLVIPRLVACVFMMILLGFYASCMAIIGGAVVSDVMLGIPFWTFLMRIHEVVPAHDVWVGMIKAPVFGLIVGISGCYQGMQVRGNSEEVGLRTTKAVVQAIFTVIVLDAFFAVFFTGIGWG, encoded by the coding sequence ATGGCGACCGAAGCGGACTATACTCTGGACAAGGGGGATGGGGGGCGCACGGTCCTGCGGCTGAAAGGCCCGTACCTGCTGTCCACCATCGCCGATGTCGATCGCGGCCTGCGTAAGCTGGACGATCATATCGACGTGATCGACCTTGCCGAGGTGAGCGAAATCGACACCGTCGGGGCCTGGTTCGCCTGCACGCTGGCGCGCAATCACTCCGCCTCGATCGAAAATGCGAGCGAACGGGCCGACCGCCTGCTGACCGCGGTGGGCGAGAGCACGAACAGCACCGATATCTCCGCCCCGCGGCTCCCGCTGCTGACGCGCGCGCCCGAAGCCATGGGCGAGAAAGTGTTCGAAGCCGGGCATGGAATCGTCCGCATCGTCGGCTTTTTCGGCCAGATCCTGGTGGGCGTCGCCTCGCTGATCCGCCATCCGCGCCGGTTCCGCCATCGCGCGATGGTCCACCAGTTCGAATCGGTCGGCGTCAACGCGCTGCCGATCATTGGGTTGATGAGCTTCCTGATCGGGATCGTGATTGCGCAGCAGGGCGCGGTGCAGCTGCAGGCCTTCGGAGCCGAGGCGCTGACGGTGAACCTGGTTGGCCGAATCACGTTGCGCGAACTGGGCGTGCTGATGACCGCGATCATGGTTGCGGGCCGCTCCGGCTCGGCCTTCGCGGCGCAGATCGGCACGATGAAGCTGACCGAAGAGATCGACGCGATGCGCACGATCGGCATTTCGCCGGTCGAGGTGCTGGTGATCCCGCGGTTGGTCGCGTGCGTCTTCATGATGATCCTGCTGGGCTTCTACGCCTCGTGCATGGCGATCATCGGCGGTGCGGTGGTGTCCGACGTGATGCTGGGCATCCCCTTCTGGACCTTCCTGATGCGCATCCACGAGGTCGTGCCGGCCCACGATGTGTGGGTGGGCATGATCAAGGCCCCGGTATTCGGCCTGATCGTAGGCATTTCGGGCTGCTATCAGGGGATGCAGGTGCGCGGCAATTCCGAAGAAGTCGGCCTGCGCACGACCAAGGCGGTGGTCCAGGCGATCTTCACGGTCATCGTGCTCGACGCATTCTTTGCGGTGTTCTTCACCGGGATCGGGTGGGGATGA
- a CDS encoding zinc-dependent peptidase, giving the protein MTPWIILGIALLGAAFVLYRGYAKRRRRRALLASALTTEQRATVERLVPLVRRLPDPTRAALEGKINLFLDQITFRGQNGLEVTDDMRLSIAAQACLLIVNSPVWYDTLRNVLIYPSAFLTNRNTHDGQFVHENTHATLGESWARGPVILAWDHALQGGLDAEDGHNVVIHEFAHQLDGLSGHTNGIPLLRKGQAYAGWEKAMLDAFQDQVRRVENGQSTLIDPYGATSHQEFFAEAIVTFFERPLVMRDQMPALYDQLARLLALDPAQWD; this is encoded by the coding sequence ATGACGCCCTGGATCATTCTCGGCATTGCGCTGCTCGGTGCCGCTTTCGTGCTTTACCGAGGTTACGCGAAGCGGCGCAGGCGCAGGGCGTTGCTGGCGTCCGCGCTCACGACGGAGCAGCGGGCGACGGTCGAGAGGCTGGTGCCGCTTGTGCGTCGCCTGCCAGACCCCACGCGGGCCGCGCTGGAGGGGAAGATCAACCTATTCCTCGATCAGATCACCTTCCGGGGCCAGAACGGGCTCGAAGTCACTGACGACATGCGGCTGTCCATCGCGGCGCAGGCCTGCCTGCTGATCGTCAACAGCCCGGTCTGGTACGATACGCTCAGGAACGTGCTGATCTATCCATCGGCCTTCCTGACCAACCGCAACACGCATGACGGCCAGTTCGTGCACGAGAACACGCACGCAACGCTGGGCGAAAGCTGGGCCCGTGGCCCGGTGATCCTGGCGTGGGACCACGCGCTGCAGGGCGGTCTGGATGCCGAGGACGGGCACAATGTCGTGATCCACGAATTCGCGCACCAGCTGGACGGCCTCTCTGGCCACACCAACGGCATCCCACTGCTGCGCAAGGGGCAGGCCTATGCGGGCTGGGAAAAGGCCATGCTCGACGCCTTTCAGGATCAGGTTCGGCGGGTCGAAAACGGCCAATCGACGCTGATCGACCCCTATGGTGCGACCAGCCATCAGGAGTTCTTCGCCGAAGCGATCGTCACCTTCTTCGAGCGGCCTCTCGTGATGCGCGACCAGATGCCGGCGCTATACGATCAGCTGGCACGGCTGCTTGCACTTGATCCCGCGCAATGGGACTGA
- a CDS encoding ABC transporter ATP-binding protein — translation MNNIVDDIFGEKKPDRHERFRGEYPVRVRGLVNSFGDQIIHQDLDLDVKRGEILGVVGGSGTGKSVLMRSIIGLQQPDDGHIEVFGQSMTDAEPDEALGVRNRWGVLFQGGALFSTLTVGENVEVPITQFYPDLDPEIVREIARYKVVMSGLPEEATSKFPSELSGGMRKRAGLARALAIDPELLFLDEPTAGLDPIGASAFDELLRGLKETLGLTVFLITHDLDTLFAICDRVAVLADKKVIAVGTIPELLETDHPWIQEYFNGPRGRAAQGKPVDG, via the coding sequence ATGAACAATATCGTCGACGACATTTTCGGCGAGAAGAAGCCGGATCGCCACGAGCGGTTCCGGGGCGAATACCCCGTGCGCGTGCGCGGTCTGGTCAACTCGTTCGGCGACCAGATCATCCACCAGGACCTGGATCTCGACGTGAAGCGCGGAGAGATTCTCGGCGTGGTCGGCGGGTCGGGCACCGGCAAATCGGTGTTGATGCGCTCGATCATCGGCCTGCAGCAGCCTGACGATGGCCACATCGAAGTGTTCGGCCAGTCGATGACCGACGCCGAACCGGACGAGGCGCTGGGCGTGCGCAACCGCTGGGGCGTGCTGTTCCAGGGCGGCGCGCTGTTCTCCACCCTGACCGTGGGCGAGAACGTGGAAGTGCCGATTACGCAGTTCTACCCCGATCTCGATCCGGAGATCGTCCGCGAGATCGCGCGGTACAAGGTCGTCATGTCGGGCCTGCCCGAAGAAGCGACCTCCAAGTTCCCCTCCGAACTTTCCGGCGGGATGAGGAAGCGCGCCGGGCTCGCCCGCGCGCTCGCGATCGACCCGGAACTGCTGTTTCTGGATGAACCGACCGCCGGGCTCGATCCGATCGGGGCCTCCGCCTTCGACGAGCTGCTACGCGGGTTGAAGGAAACGCTCGGGCTGACCGTGTTCCTGATCACCCACGATCTGGATACGTTGTTCGCGATCTGCGACCGGGTGGCGGTGCTGGCGGACAAGAAGGTGATTGCGGTCGGGACGATCCCCGAACTGCTGGAAACGGATCATCCCTGGATTCAGGAATACTTCAACGGCCCGCGCGGGCGCGCGGCGCAGGGGAAGCCGGTGGATGGTTAG
- a CDS encoding 7-carboxy-7-deazaguanine synthase QueE, with protein MSLVLATDDTGGPEIFASVQGEGPSAGEPTAFVRLSRCNLACVWCDTAYTWHFAGDERPHRSGQTFDRKANQVTLEVEDVAARIAALGQRRLVVTGGEPMLQAPALAQLLALLPDVTVEIETNGTAFPPPKLEVWVDQFNISPKLAHSGNARELAIVPAVLRRYASDGRAFFKFVVAEPADVEEVCEVVRANALPRGRVFVMAEGTDGATLRARQDWLVPLCLEHGYRLSDRLHIHLFGDTRGT; from the coding sequence ATGAGCCTCGTCCTAGCCACCGACGACACCGGCGGGCCGGAGATCTTCGCCTCGGTCCAGGGCGAAGGGCCGAGCGCGGGCGAGCCGACCGCCTTCGTGCGCCTGTCGCGCTGCAACCTCGCCTGCGTGTGGTGCGATACCGCCTATACCTGGCACTTTGCGGGTGACGAACGCCCCCATCGCTCGGGCCAGACCTTCGATCGCAAGGCCAATCAGGTGACGCTGGAAGTGGAGGATGTGGCCGCGCGGATTGCCGCGCTGGGCCAGCGACGGCTGGTGGTGACCGGGGGCGAGCCGATGTTGCAGGCCCCCGCGCTCGCGCAGCTGCTTGCGCTGCTGCCCGACGTGACGGTGGAGATAGAGACCAACGGCACCGCCTTCCCCCCGCCCAAGCTCGAAGTGTGGGTCGACCAGTTCAATATCAGCCCCAAGCTCGCGCATTCGGGCAATGCCCGCGAACTGGCGATCGTGCCCGCGGTGCTGCGCCGCTATGCCAGCGACGGGCGCGCGTTCTTCAAGTTCGTGGTCGCAGAGCCTGCCGATGTCGAGGAAGTGTGCGAGGTCGTGCGGGCCAATGCGCTGCCCCGGGGCCGAGTGTTCGTGATGGCGGAAGGCACCGACGGCGCAACCCTGCGCGCGCGGCAGGACTGGCTGGTGCCGCTGTGCCTCGAGCACGGCTACCGCCTGTCCGACCGGCTGCATATCCACCTGTTCGGCGATACGCGGGGCACGTAG
- a CDS encoding valine--tRNA ligase — protein MTNTLSTTFDPADIEARWYAHWERNNCFRPERPDAEPFTIVNPPPNVTGSLHIGHALDNTLQDIVVRYERLRGKDALWVVGMDHAGIATQMVVERQLEAKQDKRTNYSREDFIQKVWDWKAESGGAITGQLRRLGCSMDWSREQFTMDEHFSKAVTKVFVDLYNDGLIYRDKRLVNWDPKLKTAISDLEVEQQTIAGSFWHFRYPLEEGVTLADGRDYIEVATTRPETMLADMAVAVHPTDERYKSVVGKHVILPITGRRIPIVADEHADPELGSGAVKITPGHDFNDFEVGKRAGFKPAEMLNMLDQNGDVVQTADGLVPEEFIGLHRFRRDELNGAREAVVARLKADGYLIPHIAKTKKGEEVEHDAEPRQIATPFGDRGGVVIEPWLTDQWYVDAEKLALKPIEAVRSGEVEIVPKTWEKTFFNWMENIQPWCVSRQLWWGHRIPAWYADDGRVIVAEDADAAQSLAGPGINLRQDDDVLDTWFSSALWPFATLGWPDDTDLLENHYPNSLLISGFDILFFWDARMLMAGYFNTGQKPWEKLYLHGLVRAADGSKMSKSKGNVVDPLILIDQYGADALRFFMAAMESQGRDIKMDEKRVEGYRNFATKLWNAVRYCQTNGIGASQSIAAPDARLAVNSWIIGEVIETKATIEKALADLRFDAAANAIYHFVWDRFCDWYLELIKPVFATDGADADSPPAQETRAVAGWAIDQILVMLHPFMPFVTEELWHAQAEFQGGERPYELMLAAWPDPQAEVDADAVAAIDWVIALTTAVRGAKSELGIAPGAKLEAWLPSPSPLATRVVERSAAAIERLARLTPLHLGEEAPAGAAMQVAAGEDAFIIPLEGHVDVEAEKARLTKAMEASQKEFGSLDKRLSNPSFVEKAKPEAVEKAKADAAFHASEIDRLRAALARLG, from the coding sequence ATGACGAACACGCTCTCGACCACCTTCGACCCCGCCGACATCGAAGCGCGCTGGTACGCGCATTGGGAACGCAACAACTGCTTCCGGCCCGAACGCCCGGATGCGGAACCCTTCACCATCGTCAACCCGCCGCCCAACGTGACCGGCAGCCTGCATATCGGCCACGCGCTCGATAACACGCTGCAGGACATCGTGGTTCGCTACGAACGGCTGCGAGGCAAGGATGCGCTGTGGGTGGTCGGCATGGACCACGCCGGGATTGCCACTCAGATGGTGGTCGAGCGCCAGCTGGAAGCGAAGCAGGACAAGCGCACCAACTATTCGCGCGAGGACTTCATCCAGAAGGTGTGGGACTGGAAGGCAGAGAGCGGCGGCGCGATCACCGGCCAGCTGCGCCGTCTGGGCTGTTCGATGGACTGGAGCCGCGAACAGTTCACGATGGACGAGCATTTCAGCAAGGCCGTCACCAAGGTGTTCGTCGACCTCTACAACGACGGGCTGATCTACCGCGACAAGCGGCTGGTGAACTGGGACCCGAAGCTCAAGACCGCGATTTCCGATCTGGAAGTCGAGCAGCAGACGATCGCCGGCAGCTTCTGGCACTTCCGCTATCCGCTGGAAGAGGGTGTAACTCTGGCCGACGGGCGCGACTATATCGAGGTCGCCACGACGCGCCCCGAAACCATGCTGGCCGATATGGCCGTGGCGGTCCACCCGACCGACGAACGCTACAAGAGCGTCGTCGGCAAGCACGTGATCCTGCCGATCACCGGCCGCCGCATCCCCATCGTCGCGGACGAACACGCCGACCCCGAACTGGGTTCAGGCGCGGTGAAGATCACGCCGGGCCATGACTTCAACGACTTCGAGGTCGGCAAGCGCGCCGGGTTCAAGCCCGCCGAGATGCTCAACATGCTCGATCAGAACGGCGATGTCGTGCAGACCGCCGACGGTCTGGTGCCCGAGGAATTCATCGGCCTCCACCGCTTCCGCCGCGACGAGCTGAATGGCGCGCGCGAAGCAGTCGTCGCGCGGCTCAAGGCCGACGGCTACCTGATCCCGCACATCGCCAAGACCAAGAAGGGCGAGGAGGTCGAGCACGACGCCGAACCGCGCCAGATCGCCACTCCTTTCGGCGACCGTGGCGGCGTGGTGATCGAGCCGTGGCTGACCGACCAGTGGTATGTCGATGCCGAAAAGCTCGCGTTGAAGCCGATCGAGGCGGTGCGCTCCGGCGAGGTCGAGATCGTCCCCAAGACCTGGGAGAAGACCTTCTTCAACTGGATGGAGAACATCCAGCCGTGGTGTGTGTCACGCCAGCTGTGGTGGGGACACCGCATTCCGGCGTGGTACGCCGATGATGGTCGCGTGATCGTGGCCGAGGATGCCGACGCGGCGCAAAGCCTCGCCGGGCCGGGCATCAACCTGCGTCAGGACGACGACGTGCTCGACACGTGGTTCTCCAGCGCCCTGTGGCCCTTCGCCACGCTCGGCTGGCCGGACGACACCGACCTGCTCGAAAATCACTATCCCAACTCGCTGCTGATCTCCGGCTTCGACATCCTGTTCTTCTGGGACGCGCGGATGCTGATGGCAGGCTATTTCAACACCGGCCAAAAGCCGTGGGAGAAGCTGTACCTGCACGGCCTCGTGCGCGCCGCCGACGGCTCCAAGATGAGCAAGTCGAAGGGCAACGTGGTCGACCCGCTGATCCTGATCGACCAGTATGGCGCGGATGCGCTGCGCTTCTTCATGGCGGCGATGGAAAGCCAGGGCCGCGACATCAAGATGGATGAGAAGCGGGTCGAGGGATACCGCAACTTCGCCACCAAGCTGTGGAACGCGGTCCGCTACTGCCAGACCAACGGCATCGGCGCATCGCAGTCCATCGCCGCACCCGACGCGCGCCTCGCGGTCAATTCGTGGATCATCGGCGAGGTGATCGAGACCAAAGCGACGATCGAGAAGGCGCTGGCCGACCTGCGCTTCGATGCCGCCGCCAACGCGATCTACCACTTCGTGTGGGATCGGTTCTGCGACTGGTATCTGGAGCTGATCAAGCCGGTCTTCGCCACCGACGGCGCGGATGCGGACAGCCCGCCCGCGCAGGAGACCCGCGCGGTCGCAGGCTGGGCGATCGACCAGATCCTGGTCATGCTGCACCCCTTCATGCCCTTCGTCACCGAAGAGCTGTGGCACGCGCAGGCTGAGTTCCAGGGCGGTGAGCGTCCGTACGAACTGATGCTGGCCGCATGGCCCGACCCGCAGGCCGAGGTGGATGCCGATGCGGTCGCCGCGATCGACTGGGTTATCGCGCTGACCACCGCAGTCCGCGGAGCCAAGAGCGAGCTGGGCATCGCGCCGGGCGCGAAGCTGGAGGCATGGCTCCCCTCGCCCTCCCCTCTGGCGACCCGCGTGGTCGAGCGCAGCGCGGCGGCGATCGAGCGGCTTGCCCGCCTCACCCCCCTGCATCTGGGCGAAGAGGCTCCCGCAGGCGCCGCAATGCAGGTCGCGGCGGGCGAGGATGCATTCATCATCCCGCTGGAAGGCCACGTCGATGTCGAGGCGGAAAAGGCGCGTCTGACCAAGGCAATGGAAGCCAGCCAGAAGGAGTTCGGCTCGCTCGACAAGCGGCTGTCCAACCCCTCCTTCGTCGAAAAGGCCAAGCCCGAAGCGGTCGAGAAGGCGAAGGCAGACGCCGCATTCCACGCCAGCGAGATCGATAGGCTGCGGGCGGCCCTCGCAAGACTGGGGTAA
- a CDS encoding ATP12 family protein, giving the protein MKRFWKEATLRAVDGGWQVWLDERAVKTRGGAPQVVPTRALGEVLRAEWAEMGEEFAPEDLPLRDLADRAIDTARAAPEPIITRLLGFADGDTLCYRAEPDEAIAHRQAEVWEPIVGRIEADLGIRLTRIHGILHRPQAEQSLAAIRSRLETENAFALVGLDIAASLAASLCVALAGLDEDADAQALWGAANLEQDWQAERWGFDQEALERRNEREAEFTKALAFARAARAAD; this is encoded by the coding sequence GTGAAGCGTTTCTGGAAAGAGGCGACGCTGCGCGCAGTCGATGGCGGCTGGCAGGTCTGGCTGGACGAACGCGCGGTAAAGACGCGCGGCGGTGCGCCGCAGGTGGTGCCCACCCGCGCGCTGGGCGAAGTGCTGCGCGCCGAATGGGCCGAGATGGGCGAGGAATTTGCCCCGGAAGACCTGCCGCTACGCGATCTGGCCGATCGCGCGATCGACACCGCACGCGCCGCGCCCGAACCGATCATCACCCGCCTGCTCGGCTTCGCCGATGGCGACACGCTGTGTTACCGGGCGGAGCCTGACGAGGCGATCGCGCACCGGCAGGCCGAGGTGTGGGAGCCGATCGTCGGGAGGATCGAGGCCGATCTGGGCATCCGGCTGACCCGCATCCACGGCATCCTCCACCGCCCTCAGGCAGAGCAGAGCCTTGCTGCGATCCGCAGTCGTCTCGAAACGGAAAACGCCTTCGCGCTGGTCGGTCTGGACATCGCCGCATCGCTCGCCGCGTCGCTGTGCGTCGCGCTCGCCGGGCTGGACGAGGATGCCGATGCGCAGGCGCTATGGGGTGCAGCGAACCTGGAGCAGGACTGGCAGGCCGAGCGCTGGGGTTTCGACCAAGAGGCACTGGAGCGCCGCAATGAGCGCGAAGCCGAGTTCACTAAGGCGCTGGCCTTCGCGCGCGCCGCCCGTGCAGCAGACTAG
- a CDS encoding MlaD family protein has protein sequence METRANHVWVGAVTLLLLAALALFIVWIAGLGENDRKEYDIFFKQSVAGLANGSSVSFAGVPVGQVRDISLWETDPEFVRVRIAVKPEVPVLVGTTATVQSSFTGVSTILLDGARKGRPPITCETTACPEGAPVIPPKAGGFGEILANAPLLLERLSTLTERLTMLLSDDNQRELSGILRNTNQITADVADASPQLQGALAELQITLREAGEALDSIERTSDSANDLLTKEGASLADELRGTLNKANKAADTLNSTLEQAQPAVRSLNEKTLPSANATLEDLQATSRSLRSLTQRIEDKGASDLISSPKLPDYEPED, from the coding sequence ATGGAAACAAGAGCCAACCATGTCTGGGTGGGTGCGGTGACGCTCCTCTTGCTCGCCGCCCTCGCGCTGTTCATCGTGTGGATCGCGGGACTGGGCGAGAACGACCGCAAGGAATACGACATCTTCTTCAAGCAGTCGGTCGCCGGGCTTGCCAATGGCAGCTCGGTCTCCTTCGCCGGCGTGCCGGTGGGGCAGGTGCGCGACATCTCGCTGTGGGAGACCGATCCCGAATTCGTCCGCGTGCGCATCGCGGTGAAGCCCGAAGTGCCCGTGCTGGTCGGCACCACCGCCACCGTGCAGAGCTCTTTCACCGGGGTTTCCACCATCCTGCTGGACGGCGCACGCAAGGGCCGCCCGCCGATCACCTGCGAAACCACCGCGTGCCCCGAAGGCGCGCCGGTGATTCCGCCCAAGGCCGGCGGGTTCGGCGAAATCCTCGCCAATGCGCCGCTGCTGCTGGAGCGCCTGTCGACCCTGACCGAGCGGCTGACCATGCTGCTGTCGGACGACAACCAGCGCGAGCTTTCCGGCATCCTGCGCAACACCAACCAGATTACCGCGGATGTCGCCGATGCCTCGCCCCAGTTGCAGGGTGCGCTGGCAGAGTTGCAGATCACCCTGCGCGAAGCGGGTGAGGCGCTCGATTCGATCGAACGGACCAGCGATTCGGCGAACGATCTGCTGACCAAGGAAGGCGCCTCGCTCGCCGACGAGCTGCGTGGGACGCTGAACAAGGCGAACAAGGCCGCCGACACGCTTAACAGTACGCTCGAACAGGCCCAGCCTGCGGTCCGCTCGCTCAACGAAAAGACCTTGCCGAGCGCGAATGCCACGCTGGAAGACCTGCAGGCGACCAGCCGTTCGCTGCGCAGCCTGACCCAGCGGATCGAGGACAAGGGCGCGTCCGACCTGATCAGCTCGCCCAAGCTGCCCGATTACGAACCGGAGGATTGA
- a CDS encoding HAD-IA family hydrolase — protein MSVRLAVFDCDGTLVDGQAAVCDSMEVAFAEVGLPQPDRNAVRRIVGLSLLQAVRQLVPEAEHETTLEVVEAYKASFRATRESGALREPLYPGIRETLHALRDAGWSLAVATGKSDRGLIATLAANDLSDLFESLQTADRHPSKPHPAMLEAALIECGAQASDAVMIGDTSFDIDMAKCAGVAPIGVAWGYHEPAELLRAGAVSVANAPKQLTELILAR, from the coding sequence ATGAGCGTGCGGCTCGCGGTGTTCGATTGCGACGGCACGCTGGTCGACGGACAGGCGGCGGTATGCGATTCGATGGAGGTTGCTTTTGCTGAGGTCGGCCTGCCGCAGCCGGATCGCAACGCGGTACGGCGGATCGTCGGCCTCAGCCTGCTGCAGGCGGTGCGCCAGCTGGTCCCCGAGGCGGAGCACGAAACGACGCTGGAAGTGGTCGAGGCCTACAAGGCCAGCTTTCGCGCCACGCGGGAAAGCGGCGCCCTGCGCGAGCCCCTCTATCCCGGCATCCGCGAGACGCTGCACGCCTTGCGCGATGCGGGCTGGAGCCTTGCCGTGGCAACCGGCAAATCGGATCGCGGGCTGATCGCCACCCTCGCCGCCAACGACCTGTCCGACCTGTTCGAAAGCCTGCAGACCGCCGATCGCCACCCGTCCAAGCCGCATCCCGCAATGCTTGAGGCAGCGCTGATCGAATGCGGTGCGCAGGCGAGCGATGCGGTGATGATCGGCGACACCTCCTTCGATATCGACATGGCGAAATGCGCAGGCGTGGCGCCGATCGGCGTCGCCTGGGGCTACCACGAGCCTGCCGAGCTGCTGCGCGCCGGCGCGGTCTCGGTGGCCAATGCGCCCAAGCAGCTGACGGAGTTGATCCTTGCCCGATAG